Within the Beduinella massiliensis genome, the region CATCGCGGACAAGCTGGGCATCTCGATCGGCACGGTCGACCGCGCGCTGAAGAACCGCGGACGCATCAACGAAAATACGCGCCAGCAGGTTTTGGAAATGGCGGATAAGCTGGGATACCGGCCAAACGTCCTGGCCAGCACGCTTTCGCGCAGCCAGAAGGTGCACGTGATCGCCCTGTATCCGGCGAAAAACGAGGTTTTCTTTAACGAGATTTCCACGGGTATGAGCGCCGCCCTGCGGGAACTGTCGAATTATGGGGTGACGCTGGAGCGAATGCACACCATCCGTCACAGCCTGCTCAGCCAGAAGCAGATTTTGACGCAGCTTGCGGAACGGATGGAGAGCTGGGATGCGCTGATCCTCGCGGCCGCACATCCGACGGCGCTGAACGAACAGATCAACGCCTTTGTGGAAGCGGGGAAGACGGTCATCACGATCAATTCCGACGCGGTCGCGAGCAAGCGCCTTTTTTTCGTAGGGCAGGATCAGTTCAGTTCCGGGCGCGTCGCCGCCAACATCATGGGCGAGTTCCTGCATGGCGAGGGCAAGGTGGCGCTCTTCACCGGCTTCCGCGACGTGTGGGGGCATGAGGAGCGGCTGAACGGATTTATCCGCGTGACGCGCGAGCGCTATCCCGGCCTGCTGCTCGTGGGGCCCTATGAGTATCAGGACGAGGAGTTTACGATGCGCGATCTGTTGGGCGAGGTGTTCAGCGCGCATCCTGACCTCGCGGGCATTTATGGGACGACGTCCGTGGCGCTTTCGGCGGCGGCCGGCTACCTGGTGGAGCACGGCCTTCAGGAGCGCGTGCGTCTCGTGGGCTTCGATACGGACGATGAAATCGCCCAGTTTATTCGCGAGGGCGTTATCGACGCGAGCATCCTGCAAGACCCTTTTTCGCAGGGATATTATTCCCTCAAGCTGCTTGCGCGCCATCTGATGCAGGCGTGGGAGCCTTCGCAGTCGAGCTACTTTACGCGCATGGAGATTTTGCTGCGCGAAAACGCGCACGGGAA harbors:
- a CDS encoding substrate-binding domain-containing protein → MSSQEKPTMKTIADKLGISIGTVDRALKNRGRINENTRQQVLEMADKLGYRPNVLASTLSRSQKVHVIALYPAKNEVFFNEISTGMSAALRELSNYGVTLERMHTIRHSLLSQKQILTQLAERMESWDALILAAAHPTALNEQINAFVEAGKTVITINSDAVASKRLFFVGQDQFSSGRVAANIMGEFLHGEGKVALFTGFRDVWGHEERLNGFIRVTRERYPGLLLVGPYEYQDEEFTMRDLLGEVFSAHPDLAGIYGTTSVALSAAAGYLVEHGLQERVRLVGFDTDDEIAQFIREGVIDASILQDPFSQGYYSLKLLARHLMQAWEPSQSSYFTRMEILLRENAHGNEQPNFF